From one Mycobacterium colombiense CECT 3035 genomic stretch:
- a CDS encoding VIT1/CCC1 transporter family protein yields MSSASHPHEPHVGSVSSKLNWLRAGVLGANDGIVSTAGIVVGVAAATAERAPILTAGSAGLVAGAVSMALGEYVSVSTQRDTEKALLRQERRELREDPVAELDELATLYEAKGLTPATARTVAEELTDHNPLLAHAEVELGINPEELTNPWQAASSSALSFAVGALLPLVAILVPPATWRVPVTVVAVLIALVITGAVSAGLGGARKGRAVLRNAIGGSLALAVTYLIGHLVGAALG; encoded by the coding sequence GTGTCGAGTGCGTCACATCCCCATGAACCCCACGTCGGCTCGGTGTCATCGAAGCTGAATTGGCTGCGCGCGGGCGTCCTGGGCGCCAATGACGGAATCGTCTCCACCGCGGGCATCGTCGTAGGGGTCGCGGCGGCCACCGCCGAACGCGCCCCCATATTGACCGCCGGCAGCGCCGGACTTGTCGCCGGTGCGGTGTCGATGGCGCTGGGCGAATACGTCTCCGTGAGCACCCAGCGCGACACCGAGAAGGCGCTGTTGAGGCAAGAGCGTCGCGAACTGCGCGAAGATCCCGTCGCCGAATTGGACGAGCTGGCCACGCTATACGAGGCGAAGGGCCTGACGCCGGCGACCGCCCGCACGGTCGCAGAAGAGCTCACCGATCACAATCCGCTGCTCGCCCACGCCGAGGTCGAATTGGGCATCAACCCCGAGGAGCTGACGAACCCGTGGCAGGCGGCATCGTCATCGGCGCTGTCGTTTGCGGTCGGCGCCTTGTTGCCGTTGGTCGCGATCCTGGTTCCGCCCGCGACGTGGCGGGTCCCGGTCACCGTCGTCGCGGTGCTGATCGCGCTGGTGATCACCGGTGCGGTCTCCGCCGGTCTGGGCGGGGCCCGGAAGGGGCGCGCGGTCCTGCGCAACGCCATCGGCGGCAGTCTCGCGCTGGCGGTCACCTACCTGATCGGCCATCTGGTGGGCGCCGCACTCGGCTGA
- a CDS encoding class I SAM-dependent methyltransferase, protein MTAPQRRGLNEAVTRIWSFLAPAYDLPFLQQWVYRPPHNEVIAQLRNHGARKIADIACGTGILSDRIQRELQPDEIYGVDMSEGMLGQARARSDRVQWMRGPAEQLPFADGALDAVVTTSAFHFFDQPAALREFHRVLAPGGLVAVSALSTRQPRLQSSASSRWKPQHNASAPEMRTLFENAGFVITDQHRIPRPVWTALVSDLLTVGTKS, encoded by the coding sequence ATGACGGCACCGCAGCGGCGAGGGCTCAACGAGGCCGTCACGCGGATATGGAGCTTCCTCGCGCCGGCCTACGATCTGCCCTTCCTGCAACAGTGGGTGTACCGGCCTCCGCACAACGAGGTGATCGCCCAGCTGCGCAACCACGGCGCGCGCAAGATCGCCGATATTGCCTGCGGCACCGGCATTTTGAGTGACCGGATCCAGCGTGAACTGCAGCCCGACGAGATCTATGGCGTCGACATGTCCGAAGGCATGCTCGGCCAGGCGCGCGCCAGGTCGGATCGGGTGCAGTGGATGCGCGGCCCGGCCGAGCAGCTCCCGTTTGCCGACGGCGCTCTCGATGCCGTCGTGACGACCTCGGCCTTCCATTTCTTCGACCAGCCGGCGGCGTTGCGTGAGTTCCACCGTGTGCTGGCACCCGGGGGATTGGTGGCCGTCTCGGCGCTGAGTACGCGCCAACCCCGGCTGCAGTCCTCCGCGAGCTCTCGGTGGAAGCCACAACACAACGCGTCCGCACCCGAGATGCGGACGTTGTTCGAGAACGCCGGGTTTGTGATCACCGATCAACACCGGATCCCGCGACCGGTGTGGACGGCGCTCGTGTCCGACCTGTTGACTGTCGGCACCAAAAGCTGA
- a CDS encoding class I SAM-dependent methyltransferase → MPRTDNDTWDLATSVGATATMVAAARAIATNADNPLIEDRFAEPLVRAVGVDFFTRWVSGDLVAADVDDHESGWKLEHMPVAMAARTRFFDSFFQAATGAGIRQAVILASGLDARAYRLDWPADMTVFEIDQPQVIEFKAATLAELGAAPRAELRTVAVDLRHDWPKALVEAGFDKSQPTAWIAEGLFGYLPPEAQDRLLDNITALSADGSRLACEAIPDMSEVDTEKAQEMMQRATAKWREHGFDLEFGELGYQGERNDVAVYLDNLGWQSHGIRMTELLADSGLDAIPQTNDSVSVADTIYYSSVLSR, encoded by the coding sequence ATGCCACGCACAGACAACGACACCTGGGATTTGGCGACCAGTGTGGGCGCGACCGCGACGATGGTCGCAGCCGCGCGAGCGATCGCGACCAACGCCGACAACCCGCTGATCGAAGACCGCTTCGCCGAGCCGCTGGTCCGTGCCGTCGGGGTGGACTTCTTCACTCGCTGGGTCTCCGGCGACCTGGTGGCCGCCGACGTCGATGACCACGAATCCGGCTGGAAGCTCGAGCACATGCCGGTAGCGATGGCCGCCCGGACACGATTCTTCGACTCGTTCTTCCAGGCCGCGACGGGGGCCGGGATCCGACAGGCGGTGATCCTGGCATCGGGCCTCGACGCGCGCGCCTACCGGTTGGACTGGCCGGCCGACATGACTGTCTTCGAAATCGACCAGCCGCAGGTGATCGAATTCAAGGCAGCCACGCTGGCCGAGCTGGGTGCGGCCCCGCGGGCCGAGCTGCGCACGGTCGCCGTCGACCTGCGCCATGACTGGCCAAAGGCGTTGGTAGAAGCCGGCTTCGACAAGAGCCAGCCCACCGCGTGGATCGCGGAGGGGCTCTTCGGGTACCTGCCGCCGGAGGCGCAAGATCGCCTGCTAGACAACATCACCGCACTCAGCGCTGACGGCAGTCGGCTGGCGTGCGAAGCTATTCCGGACATGTCAGAGGTCGACACGGAGAAAGCCCAGGAGATGATGCAACGGGCCACCGCGAAATGGCGTGAGCACGGCTTCGACCTGGAATTCGGCGAGCTCGGTTACCAGGGCGAGCGCAACGACGTCGCCGTCTATCTGGACAACCTGGGATGGCAGTCGCACGGCATCCGGATGACCGAACTGTTGGCCGACTCCGGTCTGGATGCGATCCCGCAGACCAACGACTCCGTCTCGGTGGCCGACACCATCTACTACAGCTCGGTGCTGAGCAGATGA
- a CDS encoding nitroreductase family deazaflavin-dependent oxidoreductase — MGDDALSSEREFNERNIEEFRRNGGKVGGQFEGFPLLLLTSTGARSGAQRVNPVAYFDIDGKIYIVGSAAGRDNNPAWVHNIRAHPQVSIEIGSEPAKPATARELPRDERDSIYPVVVERAPGFGEYEQRTDRLIPVFELVTD, encoded by the coding sequence ATGGGTGACGACGCGCTGAGCTCGGAGCGGGAATTCAACGAGCGGAACATCGAAGAGTTTCGCCGCAATGGCGGCAAGGTGGGCGGGCAATTCGAAGGTTTCCCGCTGCTGCTCCTCACGTCGACCGGTGCGCGAAGCGGCGCCCAGCGGGTCAACCCGGTGGCCTACTTCGATATCGACGGCAAAATCTACATCGTCGGCTCCGCGGCGGGCCGGGACAACAATCCCGCCTGGGTGCACAACATCCGCGCCCATCCGCAGGTGTCGATCGAGATCGGCTCGGAGCCCGCCAAGCCCGCGACCGCGCGCGAATTGCCGCGCGACGAAAGGGATTCGATCTATCCAGTGGTGGTCGAGCGCGCCCCCGGGTTCGGCGAATACGAACAGCGCACCGATCGGCTGATCCCGGTCTTCGAATTGGTGACCGACTGA
- a CDS encoding STAS domain-containing protein has translation MTTPLTLDTARGSDGKFVLVAEGEIDLSNIDEFNLALASAATGDGALLVDLSAVEYLDSAAINTLAAHADRIELVAHPVLMPVLRVSGLTELTTIQAAPPAAGH, from the coding sequence ATGACCACCCCGCTCACGCTCGACACCGCGCGCGGCAGCGACGGGAAGTTCGTGCTGGTCGCCGAGGGGGAAATCGACCTGAGCAACATCGACGAGTTCAACCTGGCGTTGGCCAGCGCCGCGACCGGCGACGGGGCGCTGCTCGTCGACCTCAGCGCGGTGGAGTACCTGGACAGCGCCGCCATCAATACCCTGGCCGCCCACGCCGATCGGATCGAACTCGTCGCGCACCCCGTCCTGATGCCCGTGCTCAGGGTCAGCGGTCTCACCGAACTGACCACCATCCAGGCCGCGCCGCCGGCAGCGGGGCACTGA
- a CDS encoding SpoIIE family protein phosphatase, with protein sequence MDSDRSDSAFTWQGRRELVSRMHDQLDELVAARDQMEQLVRVIVEIGSDLDLDVTLHRVLRAAMELTGARYAALGIRAADGTLVSFVYAGIDAETARRLGDLPVGDGLRVDDLNSHPATRALAGREPPMHALLGIPITVRAANFGSLYLADDRSGRVFSNTQEGAVRAMATAAAAAIDNARLFERERESAKWTKASREITTALLSGDPQTGPLQLIVNRALELAGAEQAILLVPQEADLPADQVDTLVVAATAGRYSSEVIGRQVPMDGSTTGGVARRGLPLITDSFQYPIEGFTDVGERSAIVMPLIADDAVLGVIAVARDPHQPAFGDDYLDLVSDFARHAAIALALAAGREHALNQELAEADTVDEAVQAAAEELRRLWRARRVLAVTFPTQSSSTTETAFGAPRVVAVGGPGDWDSLPPDTQQALSSLRDGDLLTPNATQPGTAGIALRHPDGVLVVWMDLTAQRPFTLEDQTLFTVLAGRLGQGLQRVHQVDQQRETALALQHAILGPADLPNGFAVRYQAATRPLQVGGDWYDVVDLDDGRIALIVGDCVGHGLAAATVMGQVRSACRALLFENPSPGAALAGMDRFAARLPGAQCTTAVCAVLTPETGELVYSSAGHPPPILVHGDGSTQILDQGHTIALGIRGNWIRPEARVTIPARSTLVLYTDGLVERRRVPLDHGISRVAGIAQDSRALALEDLANQVMSRVAPHGGYQDDVVLLLYRHPAPLELNFPADVGQLAPTRSALRNWLSRARLDPDQTMNVLVAAGEAVANAIEHGHRHRPQGMIRLGAVAVGDEVQLTITDTGSWKAPQPSSYPHRGRGIPLMRSLMQDVDIRPDTNGTTVHLSARIT encoded by the coding sequence ATGGACAGCGACCGGAGTGACTCCGCCTTCACCTGGCAGGGCCGGCGCGAACTGGTGAGCCGGATGCATGACCAGCTCGATGAGCTGGTCGCGGCGCGCGACCAGATGGAACAACTGGTGCGGGTCATCGTCGAGATCGGCTCCGATCTGGACCTGGATGTCACGCTGCATCGAGTCCTCAGAGCCGCGATGGAGCTGACCGGCGCCCGCTACGCCGCGCTCGGCATCCGCGCAGCCGACGGCACCCTCGTTTCTTTCGTGTACGCCGGGATCGATGCGGAGACCGCACGCCGGCTCGGCGATCTGCCGGTCGGCGACGGCCTGCGCGTCGACGATCTGAATTCCCATCCGGCGACCCGCGCGCTGGCCGGACGGGAGCCGCCCATGCATGCGCTCCTCGGCATCCCGATCACCGTGCGGGCGGCCAACTTCGGCAGCCTGTACCTTGCCGACGATCGGTCGGGTCGGGTCTTCTCCAATACGCAGGAAGGCGCCGTGCGCGCCATGGCCACGGCCGCGGCCGCCGCCATCGACAACGCCCGACTGTTCGAGCGCGAGCGTGAATCGGCGAAGTGGACGAAGGCCAGCCGCGAGATCACCACCGCGTTGCTGTCCGGCGATCCGCAGACGGGGCCGCTGCAGCTGATCGTGAACCGGGCGCTGGAGCTGGCCGGCGCCGAGCAGGCCATCCTGCTGGTTCCCCAGGAGGCCGACCTGCCCGCCGACCAGGTCGACACCCTGGTGGTGGCCGCGACGGCCGGCCGGTACTCCTCGGAGGTGATCGGTCGGCAGGTTCCGATGGACGGGTCGACCACCGGCGGTGTGGCCAGGCGCGGGTTGCCGCTGATCACCGATTCGTTCCAATACCCGATCGAGGGCTTCACCGATGTCGGTGAGCGCTCGGCGATCGTCATGCCGCTGATCGCCGACGACGCGGTGCTTGGCGTCATCGCCGTCGCCCGCGACCCGCATCAGCCCGCGTTCGGCGACGACTACCTCGACCTGGTCAGCGACTTCGCCCGGCATGCGGCGATCGCCCTGGCGCTGGCGGCCGGCCGCGAACACGCGCTCAACCAGGAACTGGCCGAAGCCGACACCGTCGATGAGGCGGTGCAAGCCGCCGCGGAAGAACTGCGCCGGCTCTGGCGGGCGCGCCGCGTTCTGGCCGTCACCTTCCCGACGCAATCCTCGTCCACCACGGAAACCGCCTTTGGTGCACCGCGGGTGGTGGCGGTCGGCGGGCCCGGGGACTGGGATTCCCTGCCGCCGGACACCCAGCAGGCGCTCAGCTCATTGCGCGACGGCGACCTGTTGACCCCCAACGCGACGCAACCTGGAACGGCGGGCATCGCGCTGCGGCACCCCGACGGCGTGCTCGTGGTCTGGATGGATCTGACCGCGCAGCGCCCGTTCACCCTGGAGGACCAGACCTTGTTCACCGTGCTGGCCGGTCGCCTCGGCCAGGGTTTGCAACGGGTGCACCAGGTGGATCAACAGCGCGAGACGGCACTGGCCCTGCAGCACGCGATCCTGGGGCCCGCGGATCTGCCCAACGGGTTCGCCGTGCGCTATCAGGCCGCAACCCGGCCCCTCCAGGTCGGTGGTGACTGGTACGACGTCGTCGACCTGGATGACGGGCGCATCGCGCTGATCGTCGGCGACTGCGTCGGCCACGGCCTGGCCGCCGCGACCGTGATGGGCCAGGTGCGCAGCGCCTGTCGCGCGCTACTGTTCGAAAACCCAAGTCCTGGTGCGGCTCTCGCGGGGATGGACCGCTTCGCCGCGCGGCTGCCCGGCGCGCAGTGCACGACCGCGGTTTGCGCGGTGCTCACCCCCGAGACCGGTGAACTCGTGTACTCCAGCGCCGGTCATCCGCCGCCCATCCTGGTGCACGGCGACGGCAGCACCCAGATACTCGATCAGGGCCACACCATCGCGCTGGGGATACGGGGCAACTGGATTCGCCCGGAGGCCCGTGTGACCATCCCGGCGCGTTCGACCCTGGTGCTCTACACCGACGGCCTGGTCGAACGGCGGCGGGTTCCGCTGGACCACGGCATCTCCCGCGTCGCAGGCATCGCCCAGGATTCGCGCGCATTGGCGCTGGAGGATCTGGCAAACCAGGTCATGTCCCGCGTCGCGCCGCACGGCGGCTACCAGGACGACGTCGTGCTGCTGCTCTACCGGCACCCGGCCCCGCTGGAGCTGAACTTTCCCGCCGACGTCGGTCAGCTCGCTCCCACCCGGAGTGCCTTGCGTAACTGGCTGAGCCGAGCCCGGCTGGACCCCGACCAAACCATGAACGTGCTCGTCGCCGCCGGCGAAGCCGTCGCCAACGCCATCGAGCACGGCCACCGTCACAGACCGCAGGGCATGATTCGCCTCGGAGCGGTCGCGGTTGGTGACGAGGTCCAGCTGACCATCACCGACACGGGCTCCTGGAAGGCTCCGCAACCGTCTTCCTACCCGCACCGCGGCCGCGGCATTCCGTTGATGCGCAGCCTGATGCAGGATGTCGACATCCGTCCGGACACCAACGGAACCACCGTTCACCTGTCCGCGAGGATCACCTGA
- a CDS encoding Type 1 glutamine amidotransferase-like domain-containing protein, which produces MPDAAGRSATAPQPQPLYLLADSQLLFWKRHDRLLLEAAMDALPQAAPISAAYIGASNGDNPEFYEIFEAAMDAVGVVDRRMIGSSFDRDDRAFLERALLIILAGGDVRLGWDTFVKTGMREVILDRYAKGAVLVGISAGAVQLGQYGVLEAPDSGATELLDVFKLVPLVIDVHDERAGWARLSRAIQMLEGSVGGVGIPTGGGAIAHPDGTIEPVRYPAHAFTLEGINVTHSPLIADVRPAYESP; this is translated from the coding sequence ATGCCGGATGCCGCGGGGAGATCGGCGACGGCGCCGCAACCCCAACCGCTCTATCTGCTGGCGGACAGTCAGCTGCTGTTCTGGAAGCGTCACGACCGGCTGCTCCTCGAGGCAGCCATGGACGCGTTGCCCCAAGCCGCGCCGATCAGCGCGGCCTACATCGGCGCCTCCAACGGGGACAACCCGGAGTTCTACGAAATCTTCGAGGCGGCAATGGACGCAGTGGGCGTCGTCGACCGTCGCATGATCGGGTCGTCATTCGACCGCGACGACCGCGCCTTCCTGGAGCGCGCCCTTTTGATCATCCTCGCGGGTGGCGATGTGCGTCTTGGCTGGGACACGTTCGTGAAAACCGGCATGCGAGAAGTGATCCTGGACCGCTATGCCAAAGGGGCGGTGCTGGTGGGCATTTCGGCCGGCGCGGTCCAGCTCGGACAGTACGGGGTTCTCGAGGCACCGGACTCCGGGGCAACGGAGTTGCTCGACGTGTTCAAGCTCGTGCCCTTAGTCATCGACGTGCACGACGAGCGAGCCGGCTGGGCGCGGCTGTCGCGGGCGATTCAGATGCTCGAGGGCTCGGTCGGCGGTGTCGGCATCCCCACTGGCGGTGGGGCTATTGCCCACCCGGATGGCACTATTGAGCCAGTGCGTTATCCCGCGCACGCATTCACCCTCGAGGGCATCAACGTCACGCACTCGCCGCTGATCGCCGACGTTCGGCCGGCATACGAAAGCCCTTGA
- a CDS encoding AAA family ATPase has translation MTHAFDPTGPDGHPRIVADLLRPDAYDPPAADVRLHETHSSWVFLAGDYAYKLKKPVNLGFLDFTSIERRRADCEEELRLNRRFSPQMYLGVVEVTEGDGHYRIGGETGSGEPAVWMRRLPEEGMLPAKLARGDVDMRLARRIGRTLAKLHSRAETGADIDVYGRPSSVIANWRENFDQIGPFVGRTVSSDVNEDIRAYVDQFVHERASLLERRVADGHVRDGHGDLHAASICIDDGQILLFDSLQFAPRYRCADVASEVAFLAMDFEYHGRADLAWGFVESYVRASGDDGLAGLLDFYICYRAYVRGKVRSLRLAQAEHASGGQTRQLIAESRAYFDLAWAHAGGLPRAPMVVTMGLPASGKTTLARALAGRLGLVHLSSDVARKRMAGIEPTRHGNDEFGSGLYDPAMTRSTYAALRRDAARWLRRGRGVVVDATFGNPRERSQVQQLAHRLGADLHVVLCEADDATLMARLERRATEQGVVSDARIELWPELRAAFTPPDEQPSLLRVDATRDMEETVEQTLTLLRAAYR, from the coding sequence ATGACGCACGCCTTCGACCCGACCGGACCCGACGGCCACCCGCGGATCGTCGCCGATCTGCTGCGACCCGATGCCTACGACCCGCCGGCCGCCGACGTGCGTCTGCACGAAACCCACAGCTCGTGGGTGTTCCTCGCCGGCGACTACGCCTACAAGCTCAAGAAGCCGGTGAACCTGGGTTTCCTCGACTTCACCAGCATCGAGCGGCGCCGCGCCGACTGCGAAGAGGAGCTGCGCCTCAATCGGCGGTTCAGTCCGCAGATGTATCTGGGCGTCGTCGAGGTCACCGAGGGTGATGGCCACTACCGGATAGGCGGCGAAACCGGTTCCGGAGAGCCGGCCGTGTGGATGCGGCGTCTGCCCGAAGAGGGCATGCTGCCGGCCAAGCTTGCGCGCGGCGACGTCGACATGCGTCTCGCGCGACGGATCGGGCGCACGCTGGCCAAGCTGCACAGCCGGGCTGAAACCGGTGCCGACATCGACGTGTACGGGCGCCCTTCCAGTGTGATCGCGAACTGGCGGGAGAACTTCGACCAGATAGGTCCTTTCGTCGGCCGGACCGTTTCGAGCGACGTCAACGAAGACATCCGAGCCTATGTCGACCAGTTCGTGCACGAACGAGCGTCATTGCTTGAGCGGCGCGTGGCCGACGGGCACGTGCGAGACGGCCACGGCGACCTGCACGCCGCCAGCATCTGCATCGATGACGGCCAGATCCTGTTGTTCGACAGCCTGCAGTTCGCACCCCGCTACCGGTGCGCCGACGTCGCCTCGGAAGTGGCTTTTCTGGCAATGGATTTCGAGTACCACGGCCGCGCCGACCTGGCTTGGGGATTCGTCGAGTCCTACGTGCGCGCCAGCGGCGACGACGGGCTGGCCGGCCTGCTCGACTTCTATATCTGCTACCGGGCCTACGTGCGCGGCAAGGTCCGCAGCCTGCGGCTAGCACAGGCCGAACACGCATCCGGTGGTCAAACGCGTCAGCTCATCGCCGAATCGCGGGCGTATTTCGATTTGGCGTGGGCACACGCGGGTGGCCTGCCCCGCGCGCCGATGGTGGTCACCATGGGTCTGCCGGCTAGCGGCAAGACCACCCTGGCGCGCGCGCTCGCCGGGCGACTGGGGCTGGTGCACCTCTCGTCGGATGTGGCGCGCAAGAGAATGGCGGGCATTGAGCCCACCCGGCACGGTAACGACGAATTCGGCTCGGGGCTCTACGATCCGGCGATGACGCGGAGCACCTACGCCGCGCTGCGTCGCGACGCCGCCCGCTGGTTACGTCGCGGCCGCGGCGTGGTCGTCGATGCGACATTCGGCAATCCGCGTGAGCGGTCCCAGGTGCAGCAACTGGCGCACCGGCTTGGAGCCGACCTGCATGTCGTGCTGTGCGAGGCGGACGACGCCACGCTGATGGCCCGGCTCGAGCGGCGCGCCACCGAGCAAGGTGTTGTCTCGGATGCGCGGATCGAGCTGTGGCCCGAGCTGCGGGCCGCGTTCACGCCACCCGATGAGCAGCCGTCCCTGCTGCGGGTCGACGCGACGCGGGACATGGAGGAGACCGTCGAGCAGACGCTGACGCTGCTGCGTGCCGCATACCGCTGA
- a CDS encoding TPM domain-containing protein, translating to MRVFRLFGVVLAILTAGLLWASPAGAQPPSKLTDHITDSTGVLTASDRAAVGAAIDRLSRDRHIQLWVVYVDNFNRFKPDNWADRTRSATGMGDHDALLAVATNTKLYAFSVPPQVQGLTPAELNSLKTNQIEPVLGARNWGGAAVAAADGLDKSTGSSNPTSPSKPIWPMIAIGVIVVALVVVVLLVLLRARRRRRAARGGGQPGIGAGDHPVQQALSIAEARVRQISGYVDRYRSNIGSEAQARLDDAKRHLAAARGVETSNDGDAIAYANRASTLAAQAQSLANGDVLEAHRTPRRRGTAPKR from the coding sequence ATGCGGGTTTTTCGCCTGTTCGGTGTGGTCCTGGCAATTCTCACGGCGGGTCTGCTGTGGGCATCTCCCGCCGGGGCGCAACCGCCGTCCAAGCTCACCGATCACATCACTGACAGCACCGGGGTGTTGACGGCCTCCGACCGGGCGGCGGTCGGCGCCGCCATCGACCGGCTCAGCCGCGACCGCCACATCCAGCTGTGGGTCGTCTACGTCGACAACTTCAACAGGTTCAAACCCGACAACTGGGCCGACCGCACCCGCAGTGCCACCGGAATGGGCGACCATGACGCGCTGCTGGCCGTGGCCACGAACACGAAGCTGTACGCGTTCAGCGTGCCGCCGCAGGTGCAGGGGCTGACGCCGGCCGAGCTGAACAGCTTGAAAACCAACCAGATTGAGCCGGTACTGGGCGCCAGGAACTGGGGCGGCGCCGCGGTCGCCGCGGCCGACGGGTTGGACAAGTCGACGGGCTCATCGAATCCGACGAGCCCGTCGAAGCCGATCTGGCCGATGATCGCGATCGGCGTCATCGTGGTCGCGCTCGTCGTCGTGGTGCTCCTGGTGTTGTTGCGCGCACGCCGCCGCCGGCGCGCCGCGCGCGGTGGCGGACAGCCGGGCATCGGCGCGGGCGATCATCCGGTGCAGCAGGCGTTGTCCATCGCGGAGGCGAGGGTGCGTCAGATCTCCGGCTATGTTGACAGGTATCGCTCCAACATCGGCTCCGAGGCCCAGGCGCGGCTCGACGACGCGAAACGGCATTTGGCCGCGGCGCGCGGCGTGGAGACGAGCAACGACGGCGATGCCATCGCGTATGCCAACAGGGCATCGACGCTGGCCGCTCAGGCACAAAGCCTGGCCAACGGCGATGTCCTGGAAGCGCACCGCACGCCGCGGCGACGGGGCACCGCGCCCAAGCGCTGA
- a CDS encoding aldehyde dehydrogenase family protein, with the protein MSNTIAVFNPSTEEQIAEVPDSDQAAVDAAVARARETFESGVWRKAPASHRANVLFRAARIIEERKDELAALEAQDNGMNLTAAGHIIPVSVDMLKYYAGWVGKIHGESANLVSDGLLGTWETYHTFTQLEPVGVVGLIIPWNGPFFVAMLKVAPALAAGCSAVLKPAEETPLTALKLEEIFREAGLPDGVLNVITGYGETTGAALTAHPDVDKISFTGSTEVGRLIVKAAAGNLKRLTLELGGKSPLIMFDDANLDKAIMGAGMGLLAGSGQNCSCTSRMYVQRGIYDQVVEGLAGFAQMLPMGGSEDPDSVLGPLISEKQRQRVEGIVNDGVAGGAQVLTGGKPMDRKGYFYEATIITNTTPDMRLIKEEIFGPVGCVIPFDDEDEVIAAANDTHYGLAGSIWTENLSRAHRMVNELRAGQIWVNSSLAADPSMPISGHKQSGWGGERGRKGIEAYFNTKAVYIGL; encoded by the coding sequence TTGAGTAACACCATTGCGGTCTTCAACCCGTCCACCGAGGAGCAGATCGCGGAGGTCCCCGATTCGGACCAGGCGGCCGTCGACGCGGCGGTGGCCCGGGCGCGCGAGACCTTCGAGTCGGGCGTGTGGCGCAAGGCGCCCGCGTCGCACCGCGCCAACGTGCTCTTCCGCGCCGCGCGCATCATCGAGGAACGCAAGGACGAGCTGGCCGCGCTCGAGGCCCAAGACAACGGCATGAACCTGACGGCCGCCGGCCACATCATCCCGGTGTCGGTGGACATGCTGAAGTACTACGCCGGCTGGGTCGGCAAGATCCACGGCGAGTCGGCCAATCTCGTCTCCGACGGCCTGCTCGGCACCTGGGAGACCTACCACACCTTCACCCAGCTCGAGCCCGTCGGCGTCGTCGGCCTCATCATCCCTTGGAACGGACCGTTTTTCGTCGCGATGCTCAAGGTCGCGCCCGCACTCGCCGCGGGGTGCAGTGCGGTCCTCAAACCCGCCGAAGAGACGCCGCTCACCGCGCTGAAATTGGAAGAGATCTTCCGCGAGGCAGGTCTGCCCGACGGCGTCCTGAACGTCATCACCGGCTACGGCGAGACGACGGGTGCGGCACTCACCGCGCACCCGGACGTCGACAAGATCTCGTTCACCGGGTCGACGGAGGTCGGGCGGCTGATCGTGAAGGCGGCCGCGGGCAACCTCAAGCGACTGACCCTGGAGCTCGGCGGCAAATCGCCGCTGATCATGTTCGACGACGCCAACCTCGACAAGGCCATCATGGGCGCCGGCATGGGCCTGCTCGCCGGCTCTGGGCAGAACTGCTCGTGTACCTCGCGCATGTACGTCCAGCGCGGCATCTACGACCAGGTGGTCGAGGGTCTCGCGGGCTTCGCGCAGATGTTGCCGATGGGCGGCAGCGAGGACCCCGACTCGGTGCTGGGCCCGCTGATCAGCGAAAAGCAGCGCCAGCGCGTGGAAGGCATCGTGAACGACGGCGTGGCCGGCGGCGCCCAGGTGCTCACCGGCGGCAAGCCGATGGACCGCAAGGGCTACTTCTACGAGGCGACGATCATCACCAACACCACGCCGGACATGCGGCTGATCAAGGAGGAGATTTTCGGCCCGGTCGGCTGCGTGATCCCGTTCGACGACGAGGACGAGGTGATCGCCGCGGCGAACGACACACACTACGGGCTGGCCGGCTCGATTTGGACCGAGAACCTCAGCCGCGCCCATCGCATGGTGAATGAGCTTCGCGCGGGCCAGATTTGGGTGAACTCCTCGCTGGCGGCCGACCCGTCGATGCCGATCAGCGGGCACAAGCAGTCGGGGTGGGGCGGCGAGCGGGGCCGCAAGGGCATCGAGGCCTACTTCAACACCAAGGCCGTCTACATCGGGCTCTGA